TGAGCAATGCCTGAATGCCTGCCGGTGTGCAGGGGACCGGACCAGGCTCCTGCAATACCAGGCGCCCGAGGTTTACGGGATGAAGACCGTCAGCGTCTTTATTCGGGTCCATTTGAAGAAGGGCTTCATTGAAATCAAAACCCTCCGGAACAGGGTGCTGTATGATAAATGCATCAACCTCGGGATTACTGTTGAAACTATTTACAGCATTCAGAAGCTCTGCCTGGGTTGCTGTGGCAGGAATGGAGATGTGGAACGAAGCGATACCCACACTTTCACAGGTTTCATGTTTCTTATGAACATAGCTCATGCTTGGACCATCTTCGCCAACCAGAATGGTGCCAAGCCCCGGGGTGACACCTTTTCTCTTGAGCCCTTCAACTTGGGTCGCAACCTCATTCAGAACTGCTTCGGCAACAACTTTTCCTTCAAGTAACTTTGCAGACATTTCGACTCCTGTAATGTTGGGACACAACAATTCAAGCCTGTAGCAATTTACTGTAATTGAAAGACAAGGTCAAAGAGATATGTTTCTTGTGTCTCCTCTCGCATCGTTTTGTATAGGAAGAATTGGCGTACTTGAAATTAACAGGTTGTGGTGGTCTAATTGTT
The window above is part of the Desulfuromonas sp. genome. Proteins encoded here:
- a CDS encoding bifunctional 5,10-methylene-tetrahydrofolate dehydrogenase/5,10-methylene-tetrahydrofolate cyclohydrolase encodes the protein MSAKLLEGKVVAEAVLNEVATQVEGLKRKGVTPGLGTILVGEDGPSMSYVHKKHETCESVGIASFHISIPATATQAELLNAVNSFNSNPEVDAFIIQHPVPEGFDFNEALLQMDPNKDADGLHPVNLGRLVLQEPGPVPCTPAGIQALLKHYKIPVEGKEVVIVGRGPTLGRPLSLILTLKQPYANAAVTVVHSGVKNLSDYTKRADIVVAAVGSPSVVTPDMIKPGAVVISGGITWEGKKLIPDVAESVAEVAGWITPRLGGVGPTTVAMLLLNTVLAAENRD